One Patescibacteria group bacterium DNA segment encodes these proteins:
- the proB gene encoding glutamate 5-kinase produces the protein MPLQTYKRVIIKIGTGVLTNNDGQLDRAQLSSSFEDLAGVIAQGIHAVLVTSGAVAMGRSALTVPPRNEHSRQACAAIGQPLLMHAYGELAARHGLTIAQLLITREDFDNRARYLNIRNTLHALLNMNVLPIINENDVVAVDIAGGDAFGGNDAVAAMVGLLIDADLLLILGETDGVLDAPPETGRAQRIPVVEQINEELLGVVGKDSPLGRGGMKRKLEAAKLATHSGIETIIANGRQEGVITNIILHAADTGTRCMPAQEAHSSRGRWLIGGVVQKGSVTVDTEAAKALQKGKSLLPIGILEVQGNFGRGEAIRVLDERGASIAVGLANYASGDLDKIKRLPSSEIEAMLGYSAGDEAIHKDNLALTNSTLTYGK, from the coding sequence ATGCCGTTACAAACTTATAAAAGGGTCATTATAAAAATTGGCACGGGAGTACTGACGAATAACGACGGCCAACTCGACCGCGCGCAACTGTCGTCTTCATTTGAAGATCTTGCCGGCGTGATCGCGCAGGGTATCCACGCAGTGCTTGTCACCTCGGGAGCGGTCGCGATGGGGAGAAGCGCGCTCACCGTCCCTCCCCGCAACGAGCACAGCCGCCAGGCGTGCGCAGCGATCGGCCAACCGCTGCTGATGCATGCGTACGGGGAGCTGGCGGCGCGCCACGGCCTTACCATTGCCCAGCTTCTTATCACGCGTGAGGATTTTGATAACCGCGCGCGCTATCTCAATATCCGCAATACGCTCCATGCGCTCCTCAACATGAACGTGCTGCCGATTATTAATGAGAATGACGTCGTCGCGGTGGACATCGCAGGGGGCGACGCGTTTGGCGGCAATGATGCGGTGGCCGCCATGGTAGGGCTTCTTATCGACGCAGACCTTCTCTTGATCCTTGGCGAAACGGACGGGGTGCTCGATGCCCCGCCTGAAACCGGAAGGGCGCAGCGCATTCCCGTAGTGGAACAAATAAACGAGGAACTTCTTGGCGTCGTGGGGAAAGACTCACCCTTGGGGAGAGGCGGCATGAAAAGGAAACTGGAAGCGGCCAAACTTGCGACCCATTCAGGCATTGAAACCATTATCGCCAACGGGCGGCAAGAAGGGGTGATCACCAACATCATCCTGCATGCCGCTGACACGGGCACCCGGTGTATGCCCGCGCAAGAAGCACATTCAAGCCGCGGCCGGTGGCTCATCGGAGGCGTGGTGCAAAAAGGTTCGGTCACGGTGGACACGGAAGCCGCCAAGGCGCTCCAAAAGGGAAAAAGCCTTCTCCCGATAGGAATCCTAGAGGTCCAAGGGAATTTCGGACGCGGCGAAGCCATTCGCGTGCTCGATGAACGCGGCGCCAGTATTGCCGTAGGGCTTGCCAATTATGCTTCAGGAGATTTAGATAAAATCAAACGCCTTCCTTCTTCCGAGATTGAAGCGATGCTCGGCTATTCTGCGGGTGATGAAGCGATTCACAAAGACAATCTCGCGCTTACCAACAGTACTTTAACGTATGGGAAATAA